A window of Gudongella oleilytica genomic DNA:
TAGAAAATTATAATGGATGTATTCTAGCAGATAGTGTTGGTTTAGGGAAAACATTTACTGCTCTTGCTGTTATAAAATACTATGAGCTTAGAAATCGTAATGTTTTAGTACTATGCCCTAAGAAGCTAGGAGATAATTGGCTAACATTTAAAGAAAACTACCTTAACAATCCGATAGCTTCGGATCGTCTAAGGTATGACGTACTCTATCATACAGATTTATCTCGTGAAAGTGGTCGCTCTGGGAGTATAGATATCTCTAAGCTAAACTGGAGTAATTACGATCTTATTGTCATCGATGAAAGCCATAATTTTCGTAATGGTGGTGATTACTCAAGAAATGGAGATATAAAACGAGAAAATAGGTATCTTACACTCCTTAATAAAGTAATTAGACAAGGAGTAAAAACAAAAGTTCTTATGCTCTCTGCAACACCGGTAAATAATGGTTTTTCTGATTTGAGACATCAGCTCGAACTTGCATATGAAGGGGATTCATCACAAATAAGCGAAAAGCTAGAGATAGAAAAGCCGATTGATGTTATATTTAGGGTTGCACAAACTGCCTTCAATAGATGGAGCAAGTTAGGTCCGAAGGAAAGAACTACAGAAAGTCTACTGCGCTCGCTGGATTTTGATTTTTTTACAATTCTTGACAGCGTTACAATAGCTCGATCGAGGAAACACATAGTTAAATATTATAATGTTGAGGCTATAGGTAAATTTCCTGATCGCCTGAAACCCATCTCACTGCGTCCAAGATTGACAACCTTAGCTGGTGCTATAGATTATGATGAGATTTATAATTTACTAATGAAGTTGAATCTTGCTGTATATATTCCAACAGATTTTTTGCTTGAAAGTAAAAGATATAAGTATATAAATTCTGAATTAAATATTGATAGAGCAGGTCGAGAAATCGGGATAAGAAGGTTGATGTCAATAAACCTACTAAAGCGCCTCGAAAGCTCAGTTGCATCATTTAGAATAACACTTGATCGTGTATTAAATCTTATTGAGGGAACAATTGAGGCTATAGATGCGTATGAAAATGGTGATAATAGGATTTTAAAAGCACAGGATATTTCGGAAGAAGACTTTGATGGTGATGATAGGAACACTACTTTGTTTGGAAATAATACGAAGAAAATTGACATAGATCTAGGCGATATGGATTACATAACCTGGAGAGATAAGCTATTTGATGATACAGAGATATTACAATTATTATCATCCATGATCAGGGACATTACACCAGAACATGATTCAAAACTACAATCATTAGTTGATCTAATCTCTGTTAAGATCCAAAACCCTATTAATGAAAATAATAAGAAAGTAATTGTGTTCTCAGCATTTTCTGACACTGTAGATTATCTATATGCTCAGATAGGTACAGTAATAAAAGAAAGATTTGGGCTTAATACAGCTATGATAACAGGTACAACTGAAGGTAGAACTACAGCCAAATTACAACGTACGGATATGAATACAATACTTACACTATTCTCACCAAAAGCAAAAGATAAAGAACTATTAATGCCAAATAATCCGATGGAGATTGATATCCTAATAGCAACAGACTGTATTTCTGAAGGACAAAACTTACAAGACTGTGACTATTGCGTTAATTATGACATACATTGGAATCCTGTCAGAATTATTCAGAGATTTGGACGGGTTGACCGCATTGGGAGCCATAATAATTCAATTCAGCTCGTGAATTTTTGGCCAAATATTGGATTAGATAAGTATCTCGAATTAAAAGGGAGAGTGGAGACTCGTATGAAAGCATCAGTAATGGTTGCTACTGGTGATGATAATCCTATTGACCCTGATGAATTAGGAGATCTTGAGTACAGAAAGTCTCAACTAGAACGCCTACAAAATGAAGTTGTCGATATTGAAGACATGCAGAATGGTGTGTCTATTATGGATTTAGGCCTGAATGAGTTTAGACTAGATCTTCTCGACTACGTTAAAAAACATGATAATCTAGATAAAGTTCCATTTGGTCTTCATGCAGTTGTAAATGGTAATGAAGAAACCCCTAAAGGAACAATATTTGTATTGAAGAATAATAACACTAAAATCGACAATCAAAGTAGGAATCAACTACACCCATTTTATATGGTCTATGTACAGGATGATTCAAGAGTGTTTATAGATCATTTGCAACCTAAAAAATTATTAGATGTACTTAGACAAATCTGCAAGGGGAAATCAGAACCAATATTAGACCTTTGTAAGCAATTCAATCTTGAGACAAAAGACGGGAAAAACATGAAGCATTATTCAGACCTCCTTTATTTTGCAGTGGAGTCAATAGTAGATCTCAATGAAGATGATATACTTGATAGATTCCTTTCAGGTAAACAAATTTCATTTGCAGCAAATACAATCGATGGACTAGATGACTTTGAGTTAGTATGCTTCATTAATGTGAGGTGAGATTTTTAGTATGTTTGGATTACCAAAATCAACTGAAATGAGTAAGTCAATACCCAAAAGTGCAATATTCAAGAAGTTTAAACCATGCTCAATAGATCATAATCTATTTGATGATCAGATCCATCGAATAACAATTGTTGCTGAGGTTTCTCCTAAGACTGTTAGTATAGCAGCAAGTGATGAACTTACAAGTTTTTTTATTGTTTTGGTTCAATTAAAGACTGTTGATTGCGATAAAAAGAATATATTGCTTTTATCAAAGCTTATTGATCAGAAAATGATATTTGCTTTGCAATATGAAAATACGATTAAGTTCGCTGTTTACAGAGCAAATAGAGTCAATATATCCGATAGTAGATCAGTTGATAAATGGGAGTTCAGACTTAAAGGATTTGATTTAGTATCAACTTGGGATCACCTATTCTCTGATATTTTTGGGATTGAACTTTTAGAAGGTAAGAAATTGGACGAAATAATTATCCAGAATGAGCTTAGAGATAAAGTTAGAAAGCAATTGGAAATTCTTGAAAACAAAGCAATGATTGAAAAACAACCAAGACGAAAATGGGAACTAGTAGAAGAGATCAATAAATTAAAAGAACAATTAGAGGGAGTGTAATTATGAATAAACATGAGAGACTAAATATGCATACTCAAAATTTAGCAAATGAGAAATTCTCTACTCTTGTAAAAATGTTCCCAAACGCAGTGACTGAGGCAATAAGAGGTTATGATGAAAATGGGGAAGCAATAATTGAAAGATCAATAGATGCAGATGTACTTTCACAGGAAATTAATACCCATGTTGTTGCTGGAAAAGAAGAGAGATATCAATTTACTTGGCCAGATAAGAAGAAATCAGTGCTACTGGCAAATTCACCATTAGCAGCAACTTTACGACCATGTCGTGAAGAAAGTGTTGATTTTGATACTACTGAAAATCTTTATATTGAAGGGGATAATCTTGATGTACTTAAGTTGCTCCGTGAGACATATTTGAATAGAGTAAAGATGATATATATTGATCCACCTTATAACACTGGGAATGATTTCATATATGAAGATGATTTTGCAGAAGAAACAGGTGAATTTCTTCGCCGAGATGGTCAATTTGATCAGCAAGGCAATCGTTTAATTTCAAATTTCGATAGTAATGGACGATTTCATACAGATTGGTTAAATATGATTTATCCCAGACTTCGCATGGCAAGGGACTTGTTGATGGATGATGGTGTGATGCTTATTAGTATTGATGATAATGAAGTCGAAAATCTAAAAAAGATTTGTAATGAAGTATTTGGTTCTTCAAATTTTGTAGACTGTATAACTTGGAATACTCGTGTACCCAAAAATGATAATAAGGGACTTGGAAACATACACCAATACATATTGGTGTATGTAAAACAATCACAAAGAAATAGGCAATTTATGATGCCTAAAGATGGTTTAGATGAAATTTCCGAGCTCCTTGAAAAAATGAAGAAACAAAGCATACCAATACCTGAAGCAGAAGAAGAATTAAAGAAACTATACAATAAAAAAGGATATGATAGAGGTATCACTCTATATAACTCATTAGATGAAAGTTACCAACCTTGGGGAAAAATCAACATGAGTTGGCCCAACAGCAATACATTTGGACCAAATTATGATGTATTACATCCCGTAACTAAAAAACCGACCAAGAAGCCTGATCGTGGATGGAGATGGAATCAGCAAACATTTAGTAACAATTTAGACTACGAAAATGTTATTGAAAGACATGACGGAAGTTTTATCTGTGGTAATATTTGGTTTGCAAAAGATGAAAATACTCAACCAAGTTCAATTAAATATTTACGCGATGTTGGCAAAATGCTACTAAGAACTATTGTTAGTTTAAAAAGTGACGGTGGAGTGGAACTTGAAAACATCTTTGAAGGGAAAAGCTTTTTTTCAAATCCAAAACCAACTTCATTGATAAAATTGCTCATAGAATCTATCGAAGAAAAAGAAGGAATTTTCCTTGATTTCTTCTCAGGTTCAGCAACGACAGCCCATGCGATAATGAGATTAAATTCAGAAGATGGGGGTAATCGCAAATTCATTATGGTTCAAATACCTGAACTCTGTGATGAAAAAAGTGAAGCGTTTAAAGCTGGATACAGCAACATTTGCGAAATAGGGAAAGAACGTATTCGTCGAGTGGGGATAAAGATTAAGGAAGAAGCTGGTTTAATAGCCCAAAACTTAGACATAGGTTTTCGAGTTCTTAAGCTAGATAGTAGCAATATGAAAGATGTATATTATACACCAGAAGAGTATGGAAAACAGGGCTTTAACTTGGAAGGTTTTATGGACAATATAAAACCGGATCGTACAGATGAAGACTTGCTATTTCAAGTTATGCTAGAACTCGGCATTCCACTTTCAGCTAAAATCAAACAAGAGAACAAAGAGTTTTCTGTTAACGATAATTACTTAATTGCTTGTTTTGAGAGAGTTGATACTACTATGATTACTGATATTGCAAAGAAACAACCATATTATGCCGTATTTAGAGATAGTAGTTTTATAAATGATAGTTCACTAATCAATGTTGAACAAATTTTCAACACGTATAGTCCTCACACTATAAGGAGGGTATTGTAGATGAAATTTAAATTTAAAATACAACCCTTTCAATCTGAAGCTGCCAATAGTATAGTAAAAGTTTTCTCGGGGCAACCCAAGCAAGGCCACTTACAATATCGCCGAGACATTGGAAAGAAGCAATCGCAGATGACCTTTGAAGAGCAAGACATAGATTATGAGGTAGGATATCGCAATTCAGAAATTGAATTAAGTAAAGACCAGTTACTCAAAAATGTTCGAGCTATCCAAACCGCAAATAACATAAAAAATTCATCAGCCCTTGAGGATGGATTGGGCATAGTCTCTTTAGATGTTGAAATGGAAACTGGGACTGGTAAAACATACGTTTATATTAAGTCGATGTTTGAGCTGTACAAAACATACGGTTGGAGTAAATATATTGTTGTAGTCCCTAGTATAGCCATTCGTGAAGGTGTTAAGAAATCTTTTGAAATGACTCAAGAACACTTTATGGAGCTTTATGGTATTAAAGCCAGATTCTTTGTATATAACTCCTCAAACCTACATCAACTAGATGAGTTTTCTCAAAACTCAGGGATTAATGTAATGATAATTAATACTCAGGCATTCAATACTACAATGAATGAAGAGAAAAGTGTCGAAGGTAGAAAGGGAAACGAGGCTGCTCGTATCATCTATACTAAAAGAGATGAATTCGGATCACGTAGACCCATCGATGTTATCAAGGCTAATCGGCCGATAATAATTTTAGATGAACCTCAAAAGATGGGTGGAGCTGCGACACAGAATGCATTAAAAAAGAACTTTAATCCTTTGTTTTCACTAAATTTCTCTGCAACTCATAAGACTTCCCATAACCTTATTTATGTACTTGATGCATTGGACGCTTTTAAGAAAAAGCTAGTTAAGAAAATTGAGGTAAAGGGATTTGACCTTAAGAATTTGAGCGGTACAAACAGGTATATTTATCTTGCAGAAATTGTTATTGATCGAAAAAAACCACCAAGAGCTCGATTAGAATATGAAGTTAGGCGTGCTAACGGGGTTAGTAGAGAGACTAGATTGCTGGAAGTAGGTGATAGCCTATATACTGCATCTAATGGTTTGGAAGAGTATAAAGGTTTATCTATTGTTGAAGTTGATCCGATAAGGTCTATTGTTACCTTTTCAAACGGGGGAACTTTAGAGCCTGGTGAAGCGACTGGGAATGTGAATGAAGATGATATTCGAAGGATACAAATCCGTGAGACAATCGTATCTCATTTTGATAAAGAAGAGAAATTATTTGACCAAGGAATAAAGTGTTTATCACTATTTTTTATCGATGAAGTATCAAAATATCGACAATATGATGAAGATGGTAACGAAACTACAAGCGAGTACGGTAGGATATTTGAAGAAGAGTATAATGCTGTTCTTAATGAGAAACTAACCTTCTTCCCAACAGAATATCAAAGCTATTTGAGGAGCATTGAAACTAAGGAAACACACAGAGGATATTTTTCAATTGATAAGAAGGGACGAGCAATAAATAGTGAAGTAAAACGTGGCAGTGAATATTCTGATGATATTAGTGCATACGACCTGATTCTTAAGAATAAGGAGCGGTTGCTGTCATTTGATGAGCCAACAAGATTTATATTTTCACATTCCGCTTTGCGAGAAGGATGGGATAATCCAAATGTATTTCAGATTTGCACATTAAAGCATTCTGACAATGTCACAGCTAAAAGACAAGAGGTTGGAAGAGGATTACGCCTTTGTGTAAATAAGAATGGAGATCGACAAGATATAGATGAATGTGGAGAATCACTTGTTCATGGATTAAATGTCCTAACAGTTGTTGCTAGCGAAAGCTATGCTTGTTTTGTCGCAGACTTGCAAAAAGAAATTAAAGCTGATCTATACGATAGACCCACAAAGGCTAGTGTTGAATATTTCGAAAATAAGAATGTATTAGTTGGGGATGAACTTTATTCAATTACGGCGGCTGAAGCTACAGCGATATATAATTATCTTGTACGGAATGATTATGTTGATGATAATGGCACCATTACGGAAATTTATCGAGCTGCAGTAGAAGTGGGCAGTTTTGCACCACTTAAGAAAGAGTTAGAACCGCTTGGCAGTGGCATTCATAAATTGGTACAAGCAATATTTGATCCTAACGTACTTGAAGATATGATTGACAAGGGGAATAAAACAAAAGTCCATGAAAACCCAATAAATGAGAATTGGAAGGATTTCATCGAGCTTTGGGAGAAAATCAACAAAAAATATGCTTACACTGTTGACTTTGATAGCGAAGAACTGATTAAGAAATCTACAAGTGCTATCGAAACTGACTTGAGAGTATCTAGGTTGATGTATGTACTGACTAAAGGTGAGCAAACAGGAACAGAGTTTGAGATCAATCGTTCAGAGACTAAAAAGCTTGATAGATCAAAAGGGAGCCTAGTTGAATATGATCTAATAGGTAAGATAGCGGAAGCTACGACTTTAACTAGGAAAACCATTACAAAGATTTTAATGGGGATATCAAAACCGAAGTTATGGATGTTCCAAGAAAACCCGGAAGAATTTATAAGTAAAGTATCTGGAATAATAAACCAACAAAAAGCTTCTGTAGTAATAGAACATATAACATACATACCTAGTGCTGAAGAACCATATTCACAAGACATTTTTAATATGAGTCGTACATCTGATGAATATTCGAAAGCTTTTAAGGCAAAA
This region includes:
- a CDS encoding helicase-related protein; translated protein: MEILDNINKTVKEDLERTVSKGDKLAIASACFSIYAYEALRKQLESIDEMRFIFTAPTFLNEKIPREKREFYIPRLNRERSLFGTEFEVKLRNEMTQKVVARECADWIRKKVQFRSNTTGGSIGTFFSVVKNDETITYSPFNSFTTSDLGCERGNNIINMVNRIDSPLSKEYIKMFEQIWNDKNILQDVTEQVIEDITAAYNENSPEFIYFIAIYNIFSEFLEDINDDILPKEATGFKETQIWKKLYDFQQDAVLAIINKLENYNGCILADSVGLGKTFTALAVIKYYELRNRNVLVLCPKKLGDNWLTFKENYLNNPIASDRLRYDVLYHTDLSRESGRSGSIDISKLNWSNYDLIVIDESHNFRNGGDYSRNGDIKRENRYLTLLNKVIRQGVKTKVLMLSATPVNNGFSDLRHQLELAYEGDSSQISEKLEIEKPIDVIFRVAQTAFNRWSKLGPKERTTESLLRSLDFDFFTILDSVTIARSRKHIVKYYNVEAIGKFPDRLKPISLRPRLTTLAGAIDYDEIYNLLMKLNLAVYIPTDFLLESKRYKYINSELNIDRAGREIGIRRLMSINLLKRLESSVASFRITLDRVLNLIEGTIEAIDAYENGDNRILKAQDISEEDFDGDDRNTTLFGNNTKKIDIDLGDMDYITWRDKLFDDTEILQLLSSMIRDITPEHDSKLQSLVDLISVKIQNPINENNKKVIVFSAFSDTVDYLYAQIGTVIKERFGLNTAMITGTTEGRTTAKLQRTDMNTILTLFSPKAKDKELLMPNNPMEIDILIATDCISEGQNLQDCDYCVNYDIHWNPVRIIQRFGRVDRIGSHNNSIQLVNFWPNIGLDKYLELKGRVETRMKASVMVATGDDNPIDPDELGDLEYRKSQLERLQNEVVDIEDMQNGVSIMDLGLNEFRLDLLDYVKKHDNLDKVPFGLHAVVNGNEETPKGTIFVLKNNNTKIDNQSRNQLHPFYMVYVQDDSRVFIDHLQPKKLLDVLRQICKGKSEPILDLCKQFNLETKDGKNMKHYSDLLYFAVESIVDLNEDDILDRFLSGKQISFAANTIDGLDDFELVCFINVR
- a CDS encoding DUF4391 domain-containing protein; its protein translation is MFGLPKSTEMSKSIPKSAIFKKFKPCSIDHNLFDDQIHRITIVAEVSPKTVSIAASDELTSFFIVLVQLKTVDCDKKNILLLSKLIDQKMIFALQYENTIKFAVYRANRVNISDSRSVDKWEFRLKGFDLVSTWDHLFSDIFGIELLEGKKLDEIIIQNELRDKVRKQLEILENKAMIEKQPRRKWELVEEINKLKEQLEGV
- a CDS encoding site-specific DNA-methyltransferase; its protein translation is MNKHERLNMHTQNLANEKFSTLVKMFPNAVTEAIRGYDENGEAIIERSIDADVLSQEINTHVVAGKEERYQFTWPDKKKSVLLANSPLAATLRPCREESVDFDTTENLYIEGDNLDVLKLLRETYLNRVKMIYIDPPYNTGNDFIYEDDFAEETGEFLRRDGQFDQQGNRLISNFDSNGRFHTDWLNMIYPRLRMARDLLMDDGVMLISIDDNEVENLKKICNEVFGSSNFVDCITWNTRVPKNDNKGLGNIHQYILVYVKQSQRNRQFMMPKDGLDEISELLEKMKKQSIPIPEAEEELKKLYNKKGYDRGITLYNSLDESYQPWGKINMSWPNSNTFGPNYDVLHPVTKKPTKKPDRGWRWNQQTFSNNLDYENVIERHDGSFICGNIWFAKDENTQPSSIKYLRDVGKMLLRTIVSLKSDGGVELENIFEGKSFFSNPKPTSLIKLLIESIEEKEGIFLDFFSGSATTAHAIMRLNSEDGGNRKFIMVQIPELCDEKSEAFKAGYSNICEIGKERIRRVGIKIKEEAGLIAQNLDIGFRVLKLDSSNMKDVYYTPEEYGKQGFNLEGFMDNIKPDRTDEDLLFQVMLELGIPLSAKIKQENKEFSVNDNYLIACFERVDTTMITDIAKKQPYYAVFRDSSFINDSSLINVEQIFNTYSPHTIRRVL
- a CDS encoding type III restriction-modification system endonuclease, encoding MKFKFKIQPFQSEAANSIVKVFSGQPKQGHLQYRRDIGKKQSQMTFEEQDIDYEVGYRNSEIELSKDQLLKNVRAIQTANNIKNSSALEDGLGIVSLDVEMETGTGKTYVYIKSMFELYKTYGWSKYIVVVPSIAIREGVKKSFEMTQEHFMELYGIKARFFVYNSSNLHQLDEFSQNSGINVMIINTQAFNTTMNEEKSVEGRKGNEAARIIYTKRDEFGSRRPIDVIKANRPIIILDEPQKMGGAATQNALKKNFNPLFSLNFSATHKTSHNLIYVLDALDAFKKKLVKKIEVKGFDLKNLSGTNRYIYLAEIVIDRKKPPRARLEYEVRRANGVSRETRLLEVGDSLYTASNGLEEYKGLSIVEVDPIRSIVTFSNGGTLEPGEATGNVNEDDIRRIQIRETIVSHFDKEEKLFDQGIKCLSLFFIDEVSKYRQYDEDGNETTSEYGRIFEEEYNAVLNEKLTFFPTEYQSYLRSIETKETHRGYFSIDKKGRAINSEVKRGSEYSDDISAYDLILKNKERLLSFDEPTRFIFSHSALREGWDNPNVFQICTLKHSDNVTAKRQEVGRGLRLCVNKNGDRQDIDECGESLVHGLNVLTVVASESYACFVADLQKEIKADLYDRPTKASVEYFENKNVLVGDELYSITAAEATAIYNYLVRNDYVDDNGTITEIYRAAVEVGSFAPLKKELEPLGSGIHKLVQAIFDPNVLEDMIDKGNKTKVHENPINENWKDFIELWEKINKKYAYTVDFDSEELIKKSTSAIETDLRVSRLMYVLTKGEQTGTEFEINRSETKKLDRSKGSLVEYDLIGKIAEATTLTRKTITKILMGISKPKLWMFQENPEEFISKVSGIINQQKASVVIEHITYIPSAEEPYSQDIFNMSRTSDEYSKAFKAKRSIQDFVFTDGTSPDSVERRFAEDLDVADEVIVYAKLPKGPRGFYIPTPVGKYSPDWAISFKKGAVKHIFFIAETKGTMDSLQLRPIEQTKISCAKKLFNEISTSEVKYHDVDSYQSLLAIMDSV